The nucleotide window CGTTTATCTGCGGACAATAAAAGATGTAATAAGGTTGACCAGCAAGCACAACAAAAAGAGAGGGGATTTTGCAACCCCCAAAAATTGAATGCTTTTCTTAAATGGGTTTTAAAACGTACCCATTAACACCAAACCCGTTACCACACATAAAATAATAATTCCCCCAAAAACAAAAGCAATTAAAGTATCAGTTGGTTTAGTTACTCTTTCAGGGCGCTCATCCATATTAATCTCCTTTTATTAAATATAGTCTATATATTAATCGTAAGGAGAAAACCCTTTTTAATAATCTTTCTGAAGACTTGCTTAATTCCTCTAAACATTTATCATTCACTTTCTGGTTTTATTTCTTTAGATAGATAAGAAAATAATTAATCATGATTAATTATTTTAGGTTTATAGGTAAAATTGTTGGACTAATTTGGTCAATCACTTAATCACTGCTGACGGTAAGATCAACATCGCATCCCCAAAAGAATAAAATCGATATCTTTCTTCAATAGCAACCTGATATAAACTTAACAACCGTTCCCGTCCAATTAAAGCACTCACTAACATCAACAAACTAGACTTAGGTAAATGAAAATTGGTAATCAAGCCATCAACCACACCCCAGCTATACCCAGGATAAATAAATAAATCAGTTTTCCCTCGAAATGGTAATAAATACTTACCGTCAGGGGGTTGAGTTTCCTTCGCTGCTCCCTCCAGAGACCGGACAACCGTCGTCCCCACCGCGATGACTCGTCCTCCTCTGGCTTTGGTTGCTTCTATTTTTTGTACTGTCGCCTCCGGGACTTCAACCCATTCAGTGTGCATCAGATGTTGAGTAATATCCTCCACTTCTACAGGGCGAAATGTCCCTACCCCAACATGAAGAGTCACGTGGGCTTGATCTATACCCTGAGATAGTAGACTTTCCAAAAGTTCATTTGTAAAATGTAATCCTGCCGTAGGAGCAGCAACGGCCCCAGATTTTTGGGCGTAAACTGTTTGATATTGAGAGGCTTTTGCATCTGAAGAACTGATATAGGGAGGAAAAGGAATCTCTCCTATTTGTTCCAACAATTCCCAAAAAGATCGATCGCTTTTAAGCTCAAACTGTAAGAGTCTACCTCCTGTGGTTTCATCTCGTTCTAAGACTTTAGCCTTAAGTACAACTTCCTGATTTTCTCCCTGAGCAATAGAGGAATAAAACTCTATTTCTGAGCCAATTTTAAACCGTTTTCCCGGCTTGACTAAAGCCAACCAACAGAGGTTAGATTTCTCCTCCAAAAGTAAAATTTCAACAGGAGAACCTGTCACCTTACGCCCATAGAGTCTGGCGGGGATCACGCGAGTATTATTAAAAACGAGTAAGTCGCCCGGTAATAACCATTTTCCTAAATCTCGAAAAACACTATGGCTATAAGTCGTTAAAGAATCAACTATCAAAAGACGGGAACTATCTCTAGGGACAACAGGAGTTTGAGCAATTAATTCCGACGGTAGCTGATAATCGTAACTAGACAATAATCGATCATTGATCATCTTGAAATCGGTCAATTTAAGATTGTTTTAAAGATTGGGTAATCTCCCCCATAATCTCAAAGATAAATAGAGGGTTTTTCCCCTAGGAAAGAGGGTCTCTTTCTTGTCACACTAAAACTAAGGTATAGCATTTCCTGAGACTGTTAGCCAAGGGACAAATATGGACTACCTCTACTTTCTTCCTAATGCGAGTTTGACACTGCGGGTCATTGAGTATCTGCGT belongs to Gloeothece citriformis PCC 7424 and includes:
- the queA gene encoding tRNA preQ1(34) S-adenosylmethionine ribosyltransferase-isomerase QueA translates to MINDRLLSSYDYQLPSELIAQTPVVPRDSSRLLIVDSLTTYSHSVFRDLGKWLLPGDLLVFNNTRVIPARLYGRKVTGSPVEILLLEEKSNLCWLALVKPGKRFKIGSEIEFYSSIAQGENQEVVLKAKVLERDETTGGRLLQFELKSDRSFWELLEQIGEIPFPPYISSSDAKASQYQTVYAQKSGAVAAPTAGLHFTNELLESLLSQGIDQAHVTLHVGVGTFRPVEVEDITQHLMHTEWVEVPEATVQKIEATKARGGRVIAVGTTVVRSLEGAAKETQPPDGKYLLPFRGKTDLFIYPGYSWGVVDGLITNFHLPKSSLLMLVSALIGRERLLSLYQVAIEERYRFYSFGDAMLILPSAVIK